The Elusimicrobiota bacterium sequence ATCGCAGTTATTCGCCGATGCGCTTCATCCATGACTGACGAAAAAATCGCTTCCAGGGAATCGACTTGCTTTAACACTTCTTTTGGATCTGGAGGTTTAAAACCGATTGGATACATCGGCCCCACCTTGGTTTTCCAGCCATAGAGTTTTGGATCGAGGACTTTAAGATCAGTATGTGCTATCAATTGGTCGCGCAAATCAAGAAGTTGACGATGAAATGGAAGATGTTCCGGCGGGACATAGGATTCATCCAGTCGGATGGTATTTTCAATTTTTCCCCTACACTTCGTAAAAGGACGGCAGTAAGCTATTACAGAGTAACGGACTAAAAACGACTTCGCTTCTACATTCTCCAAGACCTTGGAAACTCTAACAGCTCTTAGTGCTTCAGTGAAATCATCGAATGCAAACCTATTAAAAACGAACATTTCTTCATTTTTATTATCCATGAATGTTTCCGTCCACCCGTACACCTCTCTCTCATTATTTTGTCCATTCGTTCCTTCAACTCCGGGCGGTCAGCCGGCCGCCCCTACGATTCTCATCCGATGTGTCGTATCGCCCGCAGGCCTCTGTCCGGCGGAGCGAGCGCCACACTACAGGCGCGCTCCGCCTGCCGTGTGGCGGAGACTTGCGGGTTCAGCGAGCAGACCGGCCGGATATGAGTCCGGAACCCGTGTGTGGGGCTCGGAAACGAGCGGCCAAGACGGCTGCGCGCCCGGAAACCCACCCGGAGCGAACGGAAAAGCGGTTCTGCCCGCTGACAAAAAAGCCCCCGACCATTGCTGGCCGGGGGCTTTTTGTTACATTCTCGAGGACGGGCGCACAGCGGTGCGCCCCTACAGTTCTAATGCCATGGCCGATGTTCGACCTTCAGCATTTGTTCCTGTCCTTTAATACATTTCCGCCGGGTTGGGCATGCCCGAAGGCGCGCCGGCTTTCTTTTCCGGGATGTCCGTGACAAGGACTTCCGTGGTCAGAAGCAGGCCCCCGATGGAGGCCGCGTTCTGCAACGCGGTGCGCACCACCTTGGCCGGATCGACAACACCCTGTTTGAGCAGGTCGCCGTACTGGAGCGTCTCGGCGTTGAGCCCGAAGTTCGGGTCGCTGGAAGCGCGGATTTTGTCCACAACAACGGAGCCTTCAACCCCCGCGTTCTCGGCGATCTGCCGGACCGGCTGCTCGAGCGCCTTACGGACGATGTTGATGCCCGTCTGCTCGTCTGCGTCATCCCCCTTGGTCTTGTCGAGCGCATCAGCCGCCCGCAGAAGCGCAATGCCTCCGCCGGCTACAATGCCCTCTTCAACACCCGCGCGGGTCGCGTGCATGGCGTCTTCAATCTTGAATTTCTTCGCCTTCATTTCGGTTTCAGTGGAAGCGCCCGCCTTGATCAAGGCCACACCGCCTACGAGCTTCGCCAGGCGCTCCTGGAGCTTTTCTTTGTCGTAGTCGGAGGTGGTGTCTTCGATCTGTTTGCGGATCTGGTTGACGCGCTTCTCCACTTCCTTTTTATCCCCGCCGCCATCGACGATCAGGGTGTTCTCTTTATCGACGACGATACGCTTGGCGCTGCCGATCATGGTGATCTCGGCCTTTTCAAACTTGACGCCCAGCTCTTCGGAAATGACCTTGCCGCCGGTGAGAATGGCGATGTCCTGAAGCATTTCCTTGCGGCGATCGCCAAAGCCCGGAGCTTTAACGGCCGCGCACTTCAAGCGACCCTGCAGTTTGTTCACGACGAGCGTCGCGAGCGCTTCACCATCGATTTCCTCCGCGACGAGCAGGAAAGGCCGGTTGCCAGCCTGCAGGAACTTCTCGAGGAAAGGCAGCATTTCATTGAGCGCGCTGACCTTCTTGTCCGTGATGATCACGGAGCAGTCTTCCAGAACGGTTTCCATCCGCTCCGGGTCCGTGATGAAATAGGGGCTCACGTAGCCGCGGTCGAACTTCATGCCCTGGACTTTGTCGATTTCGGTAATGGCGGATTTGCCTTCCTCCACCGTAATAACGCCGTCCTTGCCCACTGTCTTCATTGCATCCGCGATAAGTTTTCCAATTTCGCGATCATTCGCCGAAATGATGGCGATTTGTTCGATCTCCTGATCCTTCACCGGTTTGGACGCCGCCTTGATGCTTTTCACAACCAGATCCACCGCTTTGTCGATCCCGCGCTTGATGTGTATCGCGTTGGCGCCGGCCGTAATGTTGCGGAGACCTTCGGTGATAATGGCCTGCGCGAGCACGGTCGCCGTGGTGGTTCCGTCACCAGCCACGTCGTTCGTCTTCGAAGCCACTTCCCGCACGAGCTGGGCGCCCATGTTTTCAAACGGGTCTTCCAGTTCAATTTCCTTGGCGATCGTCACGCCATCATTGGTGATGGTGGGCGAGCCGAATTTCTTGTCGAGCACCACGTAGCGGCCCTTGGGGCCCATGGTGACCCGTACGGCATTGGCGAGCTTGTCGACGCCCGATTTAATGGCGCGACTGGCTTCGTCCTGATATTTCAATTGCTTAGCCATTGTTATTTTCCTCCAGAAAGATAACGGTTATGCGACAATGCCCAGGATATCGTCCTGGTGCATGATGAGATATTCCTGACCATCGATCTTCACTTCGGTTCCCGAGTATTTCCCATACAGAATCCGGTCCCCCGCTTTGACATCCATCGGGATCAGCTTTCCATCGTCCCCGATTTTGCCCTTGCCGGCGGCGATGATTTCGCCTTCCTGGGGCTTCTCTTTCGCGGTGTCCGGGATAATCAACCCTCCACGCATTTCGTCTTTTTTCTCAACAGCCTTGACGAGTACGCGGTCGCCCAGCGGTCTCAAATTAACGGATGCAGCTACGGCCATAATGAACCTCCTCTAACAGTTTTTAATTCGGATTTGCATCAAAAACCTTGGCAGGTTAGCACTCAGTTTCTGACAGTGCTAATTTTACGAATTGATTAGCAGCCTGTCAAGCAGGGTGCCAATTTAAACGGGTTATCGACGAGGAGTTGCGGGAAGAAAGCGGGTGCCGACCGCTTCATGGGCGAGAATGCGCTCCAATATTCCGGGTTTTTGGCCGTTGGCAATCACCAGGGTCACACCCTGCCGCGTCGCCAGTTTGGCGGCCCGGATTTTGGTCGACATCCCGCCGGTGCCCCCTTCGGTTCCAGGAACGGCATGGGCGATCGCTTCGATATGAGCGTTCACTTTGTCGACCAGGGGGATCAGTTCCCCCGGGCCATCCTGCGGGTGGACCGTCATGAGACCGTCCACATCCGTAAAAAGAACCAGCAGGTCGGCCTTGACCTGAATCGCCACGAGCGCGGCCAGCGTGTCGTTGTCACCGACCCGGATTTCTTCCACAGCCACGGTGTCGTTTTCATTAATAATCGGAATCACACCGGCCTTAAATAAGGTAAAAAGAGTTGCGCGGGCGTTTTCCCGGCGGGTCCTGTTCTCAAAATCTTCCCGGGTGAGCAGCACCTGGGCCACGCTGACGCCTTCCTGCCGGAAGTAGTAGCGATAACTCTCCATGAGCCGGGGCTGGCCCACCGCGGCCGCCGCTTGTTTTTTGGACAACTCCGAAGGACGCTTCTTCCATCCGAGTTCCCCCATGCCGGCGGCGATCGCTCCGGAGGTGACCAGGACCACATCGACTCCCTGTTTTCGAACTTCGGAAAGCTCGCGGGCAAAACGCGCGAGACGTTCTTGATCCAGGAGTCCTTCCTTCCGGGCCACCAGGCTGGTTCCGACTTTGACCACCAGACGTTTAAGGTTCATAGAAAAATTCTACCTTACCGATGCGGACGCTGTCACCGGGCTGGGCTCCCTGGTGGGCCAATTCTTTTTCCACACCCATCTTTTTAAGAATATTCTGGAACCGCTTCAACGCTTCCTGCTGATCAAAGCGCGTCATGGCCGCCAGACGCTCCACTTTCGCGCCCGTGACGATAAAGTGGTCCGCTTCTTTCTGGACCTGATAGTCCATCTCCACGATAAAGCGCAGCGGTTCCTCCGGTTCCACCTGGGCCGCCTCGGGTTCTGCTTTCGCCAGTTCTTTAGCGGCATAGGCCAGAAGCGCGTCGACGCCTTCACCCGTGACTGCAGAAATCGGGAAAAACCGGGCGCGTTTGAATTTCTTCTTCAATTGGGCAAGCGCCTGATCCGCTCCGGTTAAATCCATTTTATTGACGACAAGGACCATCGGTTTTTTCATCAGTATCGGAGAATAGAGCTTCAATTCCTGATCAATGACTTTGATCGTTGTGGCCGCATCATCCGGGCCGAACCCGAACACATCCACCATGTGAAACAAAATTCGGGTGCGTTCGATGTGGCGCAGGAAGTCGTGCCCCAGCCCTTTGCCGGCATGCGCCCCTTCGATCAAGCCGGGGATATCCGCAAAGATCGTACGGGTCCCGTGCCAGTCGGCCACACCCAAATTCGGGTTGAGGGTGGTAAACGGATAAGCCGCGATCTTGGGACGGGCGCTGGTCAGACGCGACAGCAGCGTGGATTTACCCGCATTCGGCGCTCCGATGAGACCCACATCCGCTAGAAGCTTGAGTTGAAGCTCTAGCTCACAGGTCTCGCCAGGCTCCCCTTTTTCAGAGAGCTGTGGGGCGGTATTGCGATGGGTCTTAAACGCCGCATTGCCGCGCCCGCCGCGGCCACCCTGGGCCACCTTTAACGTTTCGCCGGGAGTTTTAAGGTCGGCGATGGCTTTTCCGTTCCGGTAGACAACGGTTCCCATCGGCACATCGACCCAAAGGTCTTCGCCGCCAGCCCCGTATTTATCGGATCCCCTGCCGCCCGCCCCATCCGCCGCATAAAAATGAGGACGATACGTGAGATCGAGAAGTGATTTCTTATCCGGGGTAGCCTTCAAAAAGACGTCTCCACCTTTCCCGCCATTGCCGCCGTCGGGGCCGCCCATGGGGACATACTTCTCGCGCCGGAACGACAGGCAGCCGTCGCCGCCGCTGCCGCCGCGCGCCACAATGCGGGCGTGATCGATGAACATGGATCGGTCTTTGGATTCGGTGGACATAACGATTTGGGGTGCCAAAAAAATAAGGGCGCACAGCGGTGCGCCCCTACGGTTCAGAGGAAACGGATATCAGGCCGGTTTGGCGTTGACCGGATAAACCGAAATGCGCTGACGGTCTTTGGACTGCCACTCGAACTTCACCGTGCCCGGAATGCGCGCGAAAAGCGTGTTATCTGAGCCCATTTTCACATTCAGGCCCGCGAAGAATTTGGTCCCGCGCTGGCGAACAATAATGGAACCAGCGGTCACGACTTCTCCGCCGTAAGCTTTGATCCCCAAGCGCTGGCCGGCCGAATCGCGACCGTTGGATGAACTACCCTGAGATTTTGTACTCGCCATAAGAAACCCCTAAGCGCCCGTAATGGATTTGATCAACAGTTCGGTATAGTTCTGCCGATGACCGATCCATTTTTTGTATGTTTTTTTGGATCGTTTTTTGAAGACGATTACTTTTTTCGCCCGGTCGTTGGCCACCACTTGCGCCGTGACTTTGGCGCCGGTGACCACCGGTTTGCCGATTTTCAGGCCGCTGTCCGCCTGAAGCAATAAGACCTTATCGAGAGCGATTTCCTCTCCGACCTGATGAGGCAACGACTCCACCCGGAGACGGGTCCCCTCTTCGACACGATACTGTTTGCCGCCTGTTTCAATAATTGCGTACATAAAAAGCCTCTTTGCTTAATTTGGAAGTCCTAATAATAGCAATTTCCGTGCACCTTACTCAATCAGGATGCGGAATTCTTCCCAGGGCAGATTGGGATCCGGCTGAATGATTAAGTGATGCTTGACCGCATGCTCCAGGCGCTGATGGCGCTCCTGGAAGTACTGCGCCACCGCCGGATTGAGGAACAATTTGATGGTGTTCCCGGGCCGGCCGTGCGTCGTGGTCAAGATTTCACGCTTCAGCTTCACATACATCGAGTCTTTAGAGAGAACCCGGCCACTGGAATGGCATTGCGGGCAGGCTTCGCCGAGGAGCGCAAACAGGGATTCGCGCTTGCGCTCACGGGTCATCTCGATCAGACCGAGTCGCGTGATCGGCAGGATCTTGATCTTGGCACGGTCCGTGCGCACGTGATGAGCCAATACTTCCATGACCCTTTGCCGGTTGCGGGCATGCCGCATATCGATAAAGTCGATCACGATAATGCCGCCGATGTTCCGCAGGCGCAACTGGCGGGCTACCTCTTCAGCCGCTTCCACGTTCGTCGCGGTCACGGTTTCCTCTTGCGAGCGATTCCCGGTAAACTTGCCGGTGTTCACATCAATGGCGCACAGACCTTCCGCCTCCTGAATAATGATGTAGCCACCCGAGGGCAGGTCCACGCGCGCGGACCGGATTTTCTCGATCTGCTCTTCGATATGGAACGCCGTAAACAAAGGCGTTTTCCCTTCATAGAGCTTCACGCGGCTCTTCAACTCCGGGCTCAGGGAGTCCAGGAATTCCATCAGATCCCGGTATTCGCTCCGGGAGTCGACAAGGAAAATGGACGTACTTTCCGTAAAAACATCCCGCACCGTCTGAAATACAAGACCCAGATCGCGATGAATCAAGCTGGGAATGGGTGAACTCTCATAGCGGCGCGAGATATTCTCCCAGAGCCGTATCAGGTAGGCCATTTCACGCCGCAGGGCCTGTTCGTCGGCTCCTTCGGCCTCGGTCCGGATAATCACGCCGCCCTTCTCAGGCGCGCAGCTCTCGACAATGCTGCGCAACCGGTCGCGCTCCTTGCGGTCTTCGATATTTTTGGACACCCCCAGATGTTCGGCGATAGGCATATAAACCAGGAAACGGCCCGGAAGTGAAATATCCATGGTCACTTTGACGCCCTTGGTGCCGATCGCTTCTTTGGCCACCTGCAGCATCACAATGTCATTGCGCGAGATCATCTTCTCGATCTGTGAGGACGGGGCGTTTTTGCCCGTCGGCAGGACATCGCTGACATACAGATAAGCATTCTTCTCAAGACCGATATTCACAAAGGCGCTGGAGATCCCCGGAAGGACGTTTTCCACACGGCCTTTGTATACATTTCCAACGATCTTTTCGGACTCCGAACGCTCGATCAGCAGCTCGATCAGATCGTCGTTTTCAAGGACAGCCACACGGGTTTCCTCGGGGGAACAATTGACCAGGATCTCTTTTTTTTGTTCTTTCCCATTCTCCCGGGGTTCGCGGTGCCGGAGGTCTCGCTCTCCATGGCGGCGGAAACCGTGATGATATGGGCTCTGGTGGGGAGTGATCCGCTTATGACGGGAGAAACGTTCCACGTCTTTATCGGGCGCTTCCACGATTTCCAACGGTTCGTCCGGGAGAGCAGGAGCCGGCAACAACAACGGCGCAGCCGGGGGGTGCGATTCGACCGGGGGATTGGACTTGGGGGTCTCATCCACCGTGTTTGATGTGTTCTCAGAATTATCCATTAATAGATATACCTCCTAAAGTTAACGCTTTGCAAAAGACCGATGGCCAGCAGGCCACTCACCATGTGCGATCCGCCATAGGAAACGAGGGGCAGGGCCACCCCGGTCACTGGCAACAGACCGATGGTCATGCCGATGTTCATGACACACTGAAATCCAAACAAACAACCGAGCCCCACGGCGACCAGGGATCCAAACCTATCCTGAGTTTCCGTCGCAATCACAAAGGCACGCCAGGTGATCACCGCAAAAGCGATCAAAACCACGGAGGCCCACAGAAAACCTAGTTCTTCCCCGATGACAGAAAAAATGAAATCGGTGTGTTTCTCCGGCAAAAAACCCAGCTGGGTCTGTGAACCGGAAAAAAGGCCTTTCCCGAACACCCGCCCGCTCCCCACGGCAATTTCAGACTGCAAGATGTTGTAACCCGCTCCTAAAGGATCGAACCCGGGGCTTAAAAAAACAACGATCCGTTTACGCTGATAATCCTTAATGGAATGCTGGGCCAGATGAGCCGAATAAATGCCCAGAGGAATGATCAACGACAAAAAAAGCGGGTATCGCCAGGGAATCCGGAACCGCATTTTTTGGAAAAACCACCACAGCGCGAAAATAGCGGAAGTTGTGATGAACAGCAATTCAATCGCTTTCCGCCCACCCGCCGTACTCGCAATCAAAAAGCGCAACAGGGGATAGGAATCCATCAGCTGCGGCTGTATCGAAAAAAAGGTCGACAAAATCGGGATTCCGGCGGCAACGCTTCCGTAGAAAATAAC is a genomic window containing:
- the groL gene encoding chaperonin GroEL (60 kDa chaperone family; promotes refolding of misfolded polypeptides especially under stressful conditions; forms two stacked rings of heptamers to form a barrel-shaped 14mer; ends can be capped by GroES; misfolded proteins enter the barrel where they are refolded when GroES binds), translating into MAKQLKYQDEASRAIKSGVDKLANAVRVTMGPKGRYVVLDKKFGSPTITNDGVTIAKEIELEDPFENMGAQLVREVASKTNDVAGDGTTTATVLAQAIITEGLRNITAGANAIHIKRGIDKAVDLVVKSIKAASKPVKDQEIEQIAIISANDREIGKLIADAMKTVGKDGVITVEEGKSAITEIDKVQGMKFDRGYVSPYFITDPERMETVLEDCSVIITDKKVSALNEMLPFLEKFLQAGNRPFLLVAEEIDGEALATLVVNKLQGRLKCAAVKAPGFGDRRKEMLQDIAILTGGKVISEELGVKFEKAEITMIGSAKRIVVDKENTLIVDGGGDKKEVEKRVNQIRKQIEDTTSDYDKEKLQERLAKLVGGVALIKAGASTETEMKAKKFKIEDAMHATRAGVEEGIVAGGGIALLRAADALDKTKGDDADEQTGINIVRKALEQPVRQIAENAGVEGSVVVDKIRASSDPNFGLNAETLQYGDLLKQGVVDPAKVVRTALQNAASIGGLLLTTEVLVTDIPEKKAGAPSGMPNPAEMY
- the groES gene encoding co-chaperone GroES; this translates as MAVAASVNLRPLGDRVLVKAVEKKDEMRGGLIIPDTAKEKPQEGEIIAAGKGKIGDDGKLIPMDVKAGDRILYGKYSGTEVKIDGQEYLIMHQDDILGIVA
- a CDS encoding Rne/Rng family ribonuclease, which encodes MDNSENTSNTVDETPKSNPPVESHPPAAPLLLPAPALPDEPLEIVEAPDKDVERFSRHKRITPHQSPYHHGFRRHGERDLRHREPRENGKEQKKEILVNCSPEETRVAVLENDDLIELLIERSESEKIVGNVYKGRVENVLPGISSAFVNIGLEKNAYLYVSDVLPTGKNAPSSQIEKMISRNDIVMLQVAKEAIGTKGVKVTMDISLPGRFLVYMPIAEHLGVSKNIEDRKERDRLRSIVESCAPEKGGVIIRTEAEGADEQALRREMAYLIRLWENISRRYESSPIPSLIHRDLGLVFQTVRDVFTESTSIFLVDSRSEYRDLMEFLDSLSPELKSRVKLYEGKTPLFTAFHIEEQIEKIRSARVDLPSGGYIIIQEAEGLCAIDVNTGKFTGNRSQEETVTATNVEAAEEVARQLRLRNIGGIIVIDFIDMRHARNRQRVMEVLAHHVRTDRAKIKILPITRLGLIEMTRERKRESLFALLGEACPQCHSSGRVLSKDSMYVKLKREILTTTHGRPGNTIKLFLNPAVAQYFQERHQRLEHAVKHHLIIQPDPNLPWEEFRILIE
- the obgE gene encoding GTPase ObgE is translated as MSTESKDRSMFIDHARIVARGGSGGDGCLSFRREKYVPMGGPDGGNGGKGGDVFLKATPDKKSLLDLTYRPHFYAADGAGGRGSDKYGAGGEDLWVDVPMGTVVYRNGKAIADLKTPGETLKVAQGGRGGRGNAAFKTHRNTAPQLSEKGEPGETCELELQLKLLADVGLIGAPNAGKSTLLSRLTSARPKIAAYPFTTLNPNLGVADWHGTRTIFADIPGLIEGAHAGKGLGHDFLRHIERTRILFHMVDVFGFGPDDAATTIKVIDQELKLYSPILMKKPMVLVVNKMDLTGADQALAQLKKKFKRARFFPISAVTGEGVDALLAYAAKELAKAEPEAAQVEPEEPLRFIVEMDYQVQKEADHFIVTGAKVERLAAMTRFDQQEALKRFQNILKKMGVEKELAHQGAQPGDSVRIGKVEFFYEP
- a CDS encoding FtsW/RodA/SpoVE family cell cycle protein — translated: MIKRTEALDHWRRRVDWPLMAAVGALLAIGLVVVLSATSPMGNPARYMIKQLTAVSVGMIGLVLLTSLNYQIFRSHPWILYALTLVALLSVLLVGRRIHGAKSWIVFGPVSVEPVEFARIGFILVLAAILDQPEREMRPLRLLAVVFALAGGHMGLILLEPYLGGILAYVPIVLGMLYFAGMRPLYLLAVIFYGSVAAGIPILSTFFSIQPQLMDSYPLLRFLIASTAGGRKAIELLFITTSAIFALWWFFQKMRFRIPWRYPLFLSLIIPLGIYSAHLAQHSIKDYQRKRIVVFLSPGFDPLGAGYNILQSEIAVGSGRVFGKGLFSGSQTQLGFLPEKHTDFIFSVIGEELGFLWASVVLIAFAVITWRAFVIATETQDRFGSLVAVGLGCLFGFQCVMNIGMTIGLLPVTGVALPLVSYGGSHMVSGLLAIGLLQSVNFRRYIY
- the proB gene encoding glutamate 5-kinase; the protein is MNLKRLVVKVGTSLVARKEGLLDQERLARFARELSEVRKQGVDVVLVTSGAIAAGMGELGWKKRPSELSKKQAAAAVGQPRLMESYRYYFRQEGVSVAQVLLTREDFENRTRRENARATLFTLFKAGVIPIINENDTVAVEEIRVGDNDTLAALVAIQVKADLLVLFTDVDGLMTVHPQDGPGELIPLVDKVNAHIEAIAHAVPGTEGGTGGMSTKIRAAKLATRQGVTLVIANGQKPGILERILAHEAVGTRFLPATPRR
- the rplU gene encoding 50S ribosomal protein L21, with translation MYAIIETGGKQYRVEEGTRLRVESLPHQVGEEIALDKVLLLQADSGLKIGKPVVTGAKVTAQVVANDRAKKVIVFKKRSKKTYKKWIGHRQNYTELLIKSITGA
- the rpmA gene encoding 50S ribosomal protein L27 is translated as MASTKSQGSSSNGRDSAGQRLGIKAYGGEVVTAGSIIVRQRGTKFFAGLNVKMGSDNTLFARIPGTVKFEWQSKDRQRISVYPVNAKPA